Proteins encoded in a region of the Sphingomonas sp. HMP9 genome:
- the edd gene encoding phosphogluconate dehydratase: MLNAVVAAVTDRIIDRSRDSRAAYLALIEREAAAQVRRPGLGCANLAHAYAGTEEDRDAMKADAGMNIGIVTAYNDMLSAHAVYYRYPELMKVWAREAGATAQVAGGVPAMCDGVTQGYPGMELSLFSRDTIALSTAIALSHGTFEGAALLGICDKIVPGLLMGALRFGHLPMVLIPGGPMPTGLPNKAKAAVREKFAEGLVGREELLEAEIGAYHSKGTCTFYGTANTNQMMMEVMGLHMPGAAFVNPGTKLRQELTRAAVHRLAKIGARGEDYRPLGHCVDEKAIVNAAVGLLATGGSTNHLLHVPAIARAAGIVIDWEDFDRLSAAVPLIARVYPNGSADVNAFEAAGGMPYVIRELLSEGLLHGDIMTIGGQDLSAYAKTAVVEDGTLEWRDTPDSGDETILRPATAPFSADGGMRILAGNIGRACIKVSAVERERWIVEAPAAVFDDQLDVIEAFKRGELEKDVVVVVRFQGPRANGMPELHKLTPPLGVLQNRGFKVALVTDGRMSGASGKVPCAIHCSPEALLDGAIGLIRDGDMIRVDAVNGTLEALVDADVWATREMVAVPPPVSGMGRELFGMLRGLADEAEKGASAMLAGAGL, from the coding sequence ATGCTGAACGCCGTCGTCGCCGCGGTCACCGACCGGATCATCGACCGCTCGCGCGACAGCCGTGCCGCGTACCTCGCGCTGATAGAGCGCGAGGCGGCGGCACAGGTCCGGCGTCCGGGTCTGGGCTGCGCGAATCTCGCGCACGCCTATGCCGGGACCGAGGAGGATCGCGATGCGATGAAGGCCGATGCCGGCATGAACATCGGCATCGTGACGGCGTATAACGACATGCTGTCGGCGCACGCGGTCTATTACCGTTACCCCGAGCTGATGAAGGTCTGGGCGCGCGAGGCGGGGGCGACCGCGCAGGTCGCGGGCGGCGTGCCGGCGATGTGCGACGGCGTGACGCAAGGGTATCCGGGCATGGAGCTGTCGCTGTTCAGCCGCGACACGATCGCGCTGAGCACTGCGATCGCACTCAGCCACGGCACGTTCGAGGGCGCGGCGCTGCTCGGCATCTGCGACAAGATCGTTCCGGGGCTGCTCATGGGCGCGCTGCGCTTTGGGCATCTGCCGATGGTGCTGATCCCGGGCGGCCCGATGCCGACCGGTCTGCCCAACAAGGCGAAGGCCGCGGTGCGCGAGAAATTCGCCGAGGGCCTTGTCGGCCGCGAGGAGCTGCTCGAGGCCGAGATCGGCGCTTATCATTCGAAGGGCACGTGCACCTTCTACGGCACCGCCAACACCAACCAGATGATGATGGAGGTCATGGGCCTCCACATGCCGGGCGCCGCGTTCGTCAATCCGGGCACGAAGCTTCGCCAGGAACTGACGCGCGCCGCGGTACACCGGCTCGCGAAGATCGGTGCGCGCGGCGAGGACTATCGCCCGCTCGGTCATTGCGTCGACGAGAAGGCGATCGTGAACGCGGCGGTCGGCCTGCTCGCGACCGGCGGGTCGACCAACCACCTGCTCCACGTTCCTGCGATCGCGCGCGCGGCGGGGATCGTCATCGACTGGGAGGATTTCGACCGCCTCTCCGCTGCGGTGCCGCTGATCGCGCGCGTCTACCCCAACGGCTCGGCCGACGTGAACGCGTTCGAGGCGGCGGGCGGCATGCCCTATGTGATTCGCGAACTGCTGAGCGAGGGCTTGCTTCACGGCGACATCATGACGATCGGCGGGCAGGATCTGTCGGCCTATGCGAAGACCGCGGTCGTCGAGGACGGCACTCTCGAATGGCGTGACACGCCGGACAGCGGAGACGAGACGATCCTTCGCCCCGCCACCGCGCCCTTCTCCGCCGATGGCGGGATGCGGATCCTCGCGGGCAATATCGGCCGCGCGTGCATCAAGGTCTCCGCGGTCGAGCGCGAGCGCTGGATCGTCGAGGCACCCGCCGCGGTGTTCGACGACCAGCTCGACGTGATCGAGGCGTTCAAACGCGGCGAACTCGAGAAGGACGTCGTCGTCGTCGTCCGCTTCCAGGGGCCGCGCGCGAACGGGATGCCCGAGCTGCACAAGCTGACCCCGCCGCTAGGCGTGCTGCAAAATCGCGGGTTCAAGGTGGCGCTCGTCACCGATGGCCGCATGTCGGGCGCGAGCGGCAAGGTGCCGTGCGCGATCCATTGCTCGCCCGAGGCGCTGCTCGACGGCGCGATCGGCCTGATCCGCGATGGCGACATGATTCGCGTCGATGCGGTCAACGGCACGCTGGAGGCGCTGGTCGATGCGGACGTCTGGGCAACGCGCGAGATGGTCGCGGTGCCGCCGCCGGTCAGCGGCATGGGCCGCGAGTTGTTCGGCATGTTGCGCGGGCTCGCCGACGAAGCCGAAAAGGGTGCGTCGGCAATGCTGGCGGGGGCTGGGCTTTAG
- the pgl gene encoding 6-phosphogluconolactonase — translation MTEIEWWDYEDADELANAVAGDIQFVIESALDARGSAVIALAGGKTPMAAYEKLAQAKLDWKKVTIIPGDERIVKLGDPLSNVTALAKIFLPKGARVKPIVPEAMSDYKAAGRSADALMQDLHWPLDFCLLGMGTDGHTASIFPGPDYDEALSGPKERRALGVMPDPLPPEAPLARVTLSAAAIASSRALMVMITGDEKKKVLEQAIEQGPSSSYPIGRVLAEVELPVDVHWAA, via the coding sequence ATGACCGAGATCGAATGGTGGGATTACGAGGACGCGGACGAGCTCGCCAACGCCGTCGCGGGGGACATCCAGTTCGTCATCGAGAGCGCGCTCGACGCGCGCGGCTCGGCGGTGATCGCGCTGGCGGGCGGCAAGACGCCGATGGCAGCGTATGAGAAGCTCGCCCAGGCCAAGCTCGACTGGAAGAAGGTCACGATCATCCCCGGCGACGAGCGTATCGTGAAGCTCGGCGATCCGCTGTCGAACGTCACCGCGCTCGCCAAGATCTTCCTGCCCAAGGGCGCGCGCGTGAAGCCGATCGTCCCCGAGGCCATGTCCGATTACAAGGCGGCGGGCCGTTCGGCGGATGCGCTGATGCAAGACCTGCACTGGCCGCTCGACTTCTGCCTGCTCGGCATGGGCACCGACGGCCACACCGCGTCGATCTTCCCCGGCCCCGATTATGACGAGGCGCTCAGCGGTCCCAAGGAGCGTCGGGCGCTGGGCGTCATGCCCGATCCGCTGCCGCCCGAGGCGCCGCTGGCGCGCGTGACGCTGTCGGCGGCGGCGATCGCCTCGTCGCGGGCGCTGATGGTCATGATCACCGGCGACGAAAAGAAGAAGGTCCTCGAACAGGCGATCGAGCAGGGTCCGTCCTCGTCCTACCCGATCGGCCGCGTGCTCGCCGAAGTCGAGCTGCCCGTCGACGTCCACTGGGCCGCCTGA
- the zwf gene encoding glucose-6-phosphate dehydrogenase → MHRNPVAKLLLFGATGDLAQRMLLPSLYGLHADGLLPHELTITGAARHDYDDTQYRAFAKKALDEFLSDDRKDEAAIGSFLDRIHYQPTDLSDPASFQPLADKIGDISGGLAIYLSTAPSLFESAIEGLHKVGLAGETVRVGLEKPLGYDLETSREINDAVAKAFPEDRTYRIDHYLGKETVQNILALRFGNSFFEPVWNAQGIDNVQITISETVGLEERAGYYETAGALRDMVANHMLQLLALIAMEPPARFEGTDVRDEKSKVFRSLRMIKPEEAPHVTVTGQYADGAVKGKIVKSYSDELGKPSNTETFVAIKAHVDNWRWQGVPFYLRTGKRMTTRRSEIAIQFKAVPHSMFAGRGGLLQPNMLIIRLQPEEYIQLLVMAKEPGLDREGVRLREVPLNLSMDAEFAGSRRRIAYERLLLDLIEGDQTLFVRRDEVEAQWTWIDAIRKGWKANAMKPKSYASGSWGPSAAIALTERDGVTWQDD, encoded by the coding sequence ATGCACCGTAATCCCGTAGCCAAGCTGCTCCTGTTCGGCGCGACCGGCGATCTCGCGCAGCGTATGCTGCTGCCCTCGCTTTATGGCTTGCACGCCGACGGTTTGCTGCCCCACGAACTGACGATTACCGGCGCGGCGCGCCACGACTATGACGACACGCAGTATCGGGCGTTCGCCAAGAAGGCGCTCGACGAGTTCCTGTCGGACGATCGCAAGGACGAGGCCGCGATCGGATCGTTCCTCGACCGGATCCATTATCAGCCGACCGACCTGTCCGATCCGGCCAGTTTCCAGCCGCTCGCGGACAAGATCGGCGATATCTCGGGTGGTCTGGCCATCTATCTCTCGACCGCGCCGTCGCTGTTCGAATCGGCGATCGAAGGGCTGCACAAGGTCGGCCTCGCGGGCGAAACCGTCCGCGTCGGCCTCGAAAAACCGCTCGGCTATGACCTCGAGACCAGCCGCGAGATCAACGACGCGGTCGCAAAGGCCTTCCCAGAGGACCGGACCTACCGGATCGATCATTATCTCGGCAAGGAGACCGTCCAGAACATCCTCGCGCTGCGGTTCGGCAACTCGTTCTTCGAGCCCGTCTGGAATGCGCAGGGGATCGACAACGTCCAGATCACGATCTCCGAAACGGTCGGGCTCGAGGAACGCGCCGGCTATTACGAGACGGCGGGCGCGTTGCGCGACATGGTCGCCAATCACATGCTCCAGCTGCTCGCGCTCATTGCGATGGAGCCGCCTGCGCGGTTCGAGGGCACCGATGTCCGCGACGAAAAGTCGAAGGTTTTCCGCTCGTTGCGGATGATCAAGCCCGAGGAAGCGCCGCACGTCACAGTCACCGGCCAATATGCCGACGGCGCCGTGAAGGGGAAGATCGTCAAGAGCTACTCCGACGAACTCGGCAAGCCGTCGAACACCGAGACGTTCGTCGCGATCAAGGCGCATGTCGACAATTGGCGCTGGCAGGGCGTGCCGTTCTATCTGCGCACCGGCAAGCGCATGACGACGCGGCGCAGCGAGATCGCGATCCAGTTCAAGGCGGTGCCGCATTCGATGTTCGCTGGCCGTGGTGGGCTGTTACAGCCCAACATGCTGATCATCCGCCTGCAGCCGGAGGAATATATCCAGCTGCTGGTGATGGCAAAGGAGCCGGGGCTCGATCGTGAGGGGGTCCGCCTGCGCGAGGTGCCGTTGAACCTGAGCATGGACGCAGAATTCGCCGGCTCGCGGCGCCGCATCGCTTATGAGCGGCTGCTGCTCGATCTGATCGAGGGCGACCAGACCCTGTTCGTGCGCCGCGACGAGGTCGAAGCGCAGTGGACGTGGATCGATGCGATCCGCAAGGGCTGGAAGGCGAACGCGATGAAGCCCAAAAGCTATGCATCGGGCAGCTGGGGTCCCTCCGCTGCGATTGCGCTTACCGAGCGCGACGGGGTGACTTGGCAGGACGACTGA
- the argC gene encoding N-acetyl-gamma-glutamyl-phosphate reductase: MTTVFIDGAVGTTGLEIRERLAGRADISIALLAEDRRKDPAARREALNDADFVILCLPDDAAREAVALIDNPRTRVIDASSAHRVSAGWTYGFPELPGQAETIATAMRVANPGCYPTGFLALVAPLVAAKLLPADLPLSVNATSGYSGGGKAMIAEFEAGATTMAFRAYALGLAHKHIAEMTQHAGLVHAPIFAPAVANAYRGMVVEVPLHLHALPGRPSLAAIEDVLRAAFDSSMLVSVADGDIGAIDIEENADTDRLTLRVCGNDAVGHARLVATLDNLGKGAGGAAVQNLNIMAGVDPVAGLVF; encoded by the coding sequence ATGACCACAGTCTTTATCGACGGCGCTGTCGGCACGACCGGTCTGGAAATTCGCGAACGGCTTGCCGGACGTGCTGACATCTCGATCGCGTTGCTCGCCGAAGATCGGCGCAAAGACCCCGCTGCCCGGCGCGAGGCGCTGAACGATGCCGACTTCGTCATCCTTTGCCTGCCCGACGACGCCGCACGCGAGGCGGTCGCGCTGATCGACAATCCCCGCACCCGCGTTATCGACGCGTCCAGCGCACACCGTGTCTCAGCAGGCTGGACCTATGGCTTCCCTGAACTGCCGGGCCAAGCCGAGACGATCGCGACCGCGATGCGCGTCGCCAACCCGGGCTGCTATCCGACCGGCTTCCTTGCGCTCGTCGCGCCGCTCGTTGCGGCCAAGCTCCTTCCCGCCGACCTGCCGCTCAGCGTCAACGCGACGTCGGGCTATTCCGGTGGAGGCAAGGCGATGATCGCCGAGTTCGAAGCGGGCGCGACGACGATGGCCTTCCGCGCCTACGCGCTGGGCCTCGCGCACAAGCATATTGCCGAGATGACTCAGCATGCCGGCCTCGTCCACGCGCCGATCTTCGCGCCGGCGGTGGCCAACGCCTATCGCGGCATGGTCGTGGAGGTGCCGCTGCATCTTCACGCGCTGCCCGGCCGCCCAAGTCTGGCGGCGATCGAGGACGTGTTGCGCGCTGCGTTCGACAGTTCGATGCTCGTCTCGGTCGCGGATGGCGATATCGGCGCGATCGATATCGAGGAGAATGCCGACACCGACCGCCTGACGCTGCGCGTTTGCGGCAACGATGCCGTCGGTCATGCACGGCTGGTCGCGACGCTCGACAATCTGGGCAAGGGCGCCGGCGGCGCGGCGGTCCAGAACCTCAACATCATGGCCGGGGTCGATCCCGTGGCCGGCCTCGTTTTCTAA
- a CDS encoding SH3 domain-containing protein: MKSSGNSSATAPPLLAQTATPPLALEPFDDQARTSFSLTGRSVDLDPRTHAVRRDIADIRLAEYVFAPHYAVPMIRAVARTALLRSGRDEASDTMVDLNPGDSFEVLEIAGVSAWGVARPSGLVGYVEAAALDLSAPNAA, translated from the coding sequence TTGAAGAGTTCGGGCAATTCATCGGCGACGGCCCCGCCCCTGCTGGCGCAAACGGCCACGCCGCCGCTCGCGCTTGAGCCGTTCGACGACCAGGCCCGCACGAGCTTTTCGCTGACGGGGCGTTCGGTAGACCTCGACCCGCGCACGCACGCGGTTCGCCGCGACATCGCCGATATTCGCCTGGCCGAATACGTATTCGCTCCACACTATGCCGTGCCGATGATACGGGCCGTCGCGCGCACAGCTTTGTTGCGTAGTGGAAGAGACGAAGCGAGCGATACGATGGTCGATCTCAATCCTGGCGACAGTTTCGAAGTGCTGGAGATTGCTGGCGTTTCCGCCTGGGGCGTCGCACGCCCGAGCGGCCTTGTCGGCTATGTCGAAGCAGCAGCGCTCGATCTTTCCGCGCCGAACGCAGCATGA
- a CDS encoding MarR family transcriptional regulator has protein sequence MTALVDYVRSGEPDLTNRQMALLLLVYLKPGPHTVRGLARALNVSKPVVTRALNRLGALGYLRRQRDDSDKRNIFVARTTEGADFLEEFGQFIGDGPAPAGANGHAAARA, from the coding sequence ATGACCGCTCTGGTGGATTACGTCCGCTCGGGTGAACCGGATCTGACCAATCGTCAGATGGCGCTTCTTCTTCTGGTCTATTTGAAACCGGGTCCCCATACGGTGCGCGGCCTTGCCCGTGCGCTGAACGTATCGAAGCCGGTCGTTACGCGCGCCTTGAACAGGTTGGGTGCCCTCGGCTATCTGCGCCGGCAACGCGATGACAGCGACAAGCGCAACATCTTCGTCGCGCGCACGACCGAAGGGGCAGATTTTCTTGAAGAGTTCGGGCAATTCATCGGCGACGGCCCCGCCCCTGCTGGCGCAAACGGCCACGCCGCCGCTCGCGCTTGA
- the secG gene encoding preprotein translocase subunit SecG: MFAFLLVIHAIIAAALVTVILMQRSEGGGLGMGGSPSGLMSARGAADFLTRATGVLATMFVLFSILLAVLAANHRTTTIDTSLARTPAAAATTVPTAQPKGDAAPFAGGAENAGVPAGTTAPADNGAVPLAN; encoded by the coding sequence ATGTTCGCCTTTCTGCTCGTCATCCACGCGATCATCGCGGCCGCCCTCGTCACGGTGATCCTCATGCAGCGGTCGGAAGGCGGCGGTCTGGGCATGGGCGGCAGTCCGTCGGGCCTCATGTCGGCCCGCGGCGCGGCCGATTTCCTGACCCGCGCGACCGGCGTCCTCGCGACGATGTTCGTGCTGTTTTCGATTCTGCTCGCGGTTCTCGCAGCGAATCACCGCACCACGACGATCGACACCTCGCTCGCGCGCACACCGGCGGCGGCAGCGACGACGGTTCCGACCGCACAGCCCAAGGGTGACGCGGCGCCGTTCGCCGGCGGTGCGGAGAACGCTGGCGTTCCTGCCGGTACTACGGCTCCGGCCGACAACGGCGCGGTCCCGCTAGCCAACTAA
- a CDS encoding CTP synthase yields MARYIFITGGVVSSLGKGLMAASLAALLQARGYTVRIRKFDPYLNVDPGTMSPYQHGEVYVTDDGAETDLDLGHYERFTGVPSRQSDNVTSGRIYQQIITRERRGDYLGATVQVIPHVTDAIKAFARAETDGIDFVLCEIGGTVGDIESLPFIEAIRQLKNEEGRGKAISIHVTLVPYIAAAGELKTKPTQHSVRELAALGVQPDVLVCRCEHPLPPSERAKIALFCNVPASAVIPALDAKSIYAVPLQYHGEGLDIEVLRAFGIEPADAPDLSRWTEIMDRLTNPQGEVTIGVVGKYVGLQDAYKSLNEALVHGGIANRVKVNVRWIDAELFENAESDIAGQLEPCDAILVPGAFGERGAEGKIASVKFARERKIPYFGICFGMQMACVEGARDLAGIPNASSTEFGPTDEPVVGMITEWMGREGLETRAAEGDMGGTMRLGAYDAKLDGNSVVASIYGGTDISERHRHRYEVNTGYKEALEQGGLVFSGMSPDGTLPEIVERPDHPWFVGVQFHPELKSKPFDPHPLFASFIEAAVKQSRLV; encoded by the coding sequence ATGGCTCGGTACATTTTCATCACCGGGGGCGTGGTTTCGTCGCTCGGTAAAGGTCTCATGGCGGCATCGCTTGCCGCTCTCCTCCAGGCACGCGGATACACCGTCAGGATTCGGAAGTTCGATCCGTATCTGAACGTCGATCCGGGCACGATGTCGCCGTATCAGCACGGCGAGGTGTACGTCACCGACGACGGCGCCGAGACCGATCTGGACCTAGGTCATTACGAGCGCTTCACCGGCGTTCCCTCGCGCCAGTCGGACAACGTCACGTCGGGCCGCATCTATCAGCAGATCATCACGCGCGAACGCCGCGGCGATTATCTCGGCGCGACCGTGCAGGTCATCCCGCACGTCACCGACGCAATCAAGGCGTTCGCGCGCGCCGAGACCGACGGCATCGACTTCGTGCTCTGCGAAATCGGTGGCACCGTCGGCGATATCGAATCACTGCCGTTCATCGAGGCGATTCGCCAGCTGAAGAACGAGGAAGGTCGCGGCAAGGCGATCAGCATCCACGTGACCCTGGTGCCGTACATTGCGGCCGCGGGCGAACTGAAGACCAAGCCGACTCAGCATTCGGTCCGCGAACTCGCGGCGCTGGGCGTCCAGCCGGACGTTCTCGTCTGCCGCTGCGAACATCCGTTGCCGCCGTCGGAACGCGCCAAGATCGCGCTGTTCTGTAACGTGCCCGCTAGCGCGGTTATCCCCGCGCTCGACGCGAAGAGCATCTACGCGGTTCCGCTCCAGTATCACGGTGAAGGACTCGACATCGAAGTCCTGCGCGCGTTCGGGATCGAACCCGCCGATGCACCAGACCTGTCGCGCTGGACTGAGATCATGGACCGACTGACCAACCCGCAGGGCGAAGTCACGATCGGGGTGGTCGGCAAATATGTCGGGCTCCAGGACGCGTACAAGTCGCTCAACGAAGCGCTGGTCCACGGCGGCATCGCGAATCGCGTGAAGGTCAACGTTCGCTGGATCGACGCCGAATTGTTCGAGAACGCCGAGAGCGACATTGCCGGCCAACTTGAGCCGTGCGACGCAATCCTCGTCCCCGGCGCGTTCGGCGAGCGTGGCGCAGAGGGCAAGATCGCTTCGGTCAAGTTCGCACGCGAGCGGAAGATTCCGTATTTCGGCATCTGTTTCGGGATGCAGATGGCCTGTGTCGAGGGCGCGCGCGATCTTGCGGGCATCCCCAATGCGTCGTCGACCGAGTTCGGCCCAACCGACGAGCCGGTGGTCGGAATGATCACCGAATGGATGGGCCGCGAAGGTCTCGAAACGCGCGCGGCCGAGGGCGACATGGGCGGCACGATGCGGCTTGGCGCATATGACGCCAAGCTCGACGGCAACAGCGTGGTAGCGTCGATCTACGGCGGCACCGACATCTCGGAGCGTCATCGTCACCGCTACGAGGTCAACACCGGCTACAAGGAAGCGTTGGAGCAAGGCGGCCTCGTCTTCTCGGGAATGTCCCCGGACGGCACGCTCCCCGAGATCGTCGAACGTCCCGATCACCCCTGGTTCGTCGGCGTGCAGTTCCACCCCGAACTGAAGTCCAAGCCGTTCGATCCGCACCCGCTCTTCGCCAGCTTCATCGAAGCCGCCGTGAAGCAAAGCCGATTGGTCTGA
- a CDS encoding TonB-dependent receptor, with protein MSLTLALLLAGRAATVSTPPAAAQTPPSAPADTQASGRLGNQQQGGGDIVVTARRRAETIQTVPIAMSVIGGTALAETGAYNVSRLTQLQPTLQFYSTNPRNSAANIRGLGAPFGLTNDGIEQGVGIYVDQVYYSRIASATFDFTDTERIEVLRGPQGTLYGKNTTAGAINITTRKPSFTLEARIELTTGNYQFIQAKASVSGPLIPDKLAIRLSAAVTERDGTIHNVITGKDLNAQDNKSVRGQLYWKPTDTLDLALSGDYGQQNPNCCVQYYARTGATQRPLTRQYAALAAAQGYVVPSTNAFDRVTDVDTPLRAKQELGGVSLLGNLDLGAATITSVSAWRFWHWDPSNDRDFIGLPITTVSANPSQQTQYSQELRIASNGKHTLDYVLGAFYFYQTIDTQGLQVQGPAASAFLLSPTSAGGKDPATLNGLTARNTIGFTNTSAALFGKLTWNVSDRFQIAPGLRLNYDKKKGDYVSVVTTGAGELVTSNARFNDQRGVLAPQSYQPDFDNWNLSGDITAAYTVTSDIHAYATYARSYKSGGINLSGLPLDGSNNPILSAATVKPEKVNHFELGLKTQFLDRRLTLNLAGFWTEISDYQATVTNGQLGVLRGYLANAGKVRTRGLEFDSAFRPTDRFSVYANGAYTDAKYVKFVDAPCPPELSGGTTADATHPASQAGQAGTSTAPSYSPQNCDISGQRLPGVSKWAFSYGAEYDLPATLGGIDGQVYLGYDGSYRSTFSSNPSRSLYTDIKGYALSNFRLGFKAKDSWNVFGWLRNAFDHNYYEVLALQSGSTGLVVGQPGDPRTYGLTVSRSF; from the coding sequence ATGTCGCTTACGCTTGCGCTGCTGCTTGCCGGTCGGGCCGCTACCGTATCAACGCCGCCCGCCGCTGCGCAGACGCCTCCAAGCGCGCCGGCGGATACGCAAGCCAGCGGCCGTCTCGGCAACCAGCAACAGGGCGGGGGCGATATCGTCGTCACCGCGCGTCGGCGCGCCGAGACGATCCAGACCGTGCCGATCGCGATGTCCGTCATCGGCGGGACCGCCCTCGCCGAAACCGGCGCGTACAATGTGAGCCGGCTGACGCAGCTCCAGCCGACACTGCAATTCTACTCGACCAATCCGCGCAACTCCGCGGCCAACATCCGCGGCCTCGGCGCACCGTTCGGCCTGACCAATGACGGGATCGAGCAGGGCGTCGGCATCTATGTCGACCAGGTCTATTACAGCCGGATCGCCTCGGCGACGTTCGACTTCACCGATACCGAGCGGATCGAAGTGCTGCGCGGGCCCCAGGGCACGCTGTACGGCAAGAACACCACCGCCGGCGCGATCAACATCACGACGCGCAAGCCAAGCTTCACGCTCGAGGCGCGGATCGAGCTTACCACCGGCAACTATCAGTTCATCCAGGCAAAGGCGTCGGTGTCGGGACCGCTCATTCCCGACAAGCTCGCGATCCGGCTGTCGGCGGCAGTGACCGAGCGCGATGGCACGATTCACAACGTCATCACCGGCAAGGACCTGAATGCGCAGGACAATAAAAGCGTGCGTGGACAGCTTTACTGGAAGCCGACCGACACGCTCGATCTGGCCTTGTCGGGCGATTACGGCCAGCAGAACCCGAATTGTTGCGTGCAGTATTACGCACGGACCGGCGCTACGCAGCGGCCGCTTACCCGGCAATACGCCGCGCTCGCCGCCGCGCAGGGCTATGTCGTGCCGTCGACCAACGCGTTCGACCGGGTGACCGACGTCGACACGCCGTTGCGTGCAAAGCAGGAACTGGGTGGGGTATCGCTGCTCGGCAATCTGGATCTCGGCGCGGCGACGATCACGTCGGTCAGCGCGTGGCGGTTCTGGCATTGGGACCCATCCAACGACCGTGACTTCATCGGGCTGCCGATCACCACCGTCTCCGCCAATCCGTCGCAGCAGACGCAGTATAGCCAGGAACTGCGGATCGCGTCGAACGGCAAGCACACGCTCGATTACGTGCTCGGTGCGTTCTATTTCTACCAGACGATCGATACGCAAGGGCTTCAGGTGCAGGGGCCAGCCGCGAGCGCGTTCCTGCTCAGCCCGACCAGCGCCGGTGGCAAGGATCCGGCGACGCTGAACGGCCTCACGGCGCGCAACACGATCGGCTTCACCAACACCAGCGCCGCGCTGTTCGGCAAGCTGACCTGGAACGTCAGCGACCGGTTTCAGATCGCGCCGGGCCTGCGTCTCAACTACGACAAGAAGAAGGGCGACTATGTCTCGGTCGTGACGACCGGGGCAGGCGAACTCGTTACGAGTAACGCGAGGTTCAACGATCAGCGCGGGGTGCTCGCGCCGCAGAGCTACCAGCCGGATTTCGACAACTGGAACCTGTCGGGCGATATCACGGCGGCCTACACCGTGACGTCCGACATTCACGCCTATGCAACCTACGCGCGCAGCTACAAATCGGGCGGGATCAACCTGTCGGGCCTGCCGCTCGACGGCAGCAACAATCCGATCCTCTCGGCCGCGACGGTGAAGCCCGAGAAGGTGAACCATTTCGAGCTTGGCCTGAAGACACAGTTCCTGGATCGCCGGCTGACGCTCAATCTCGCCGGGTTCTGGACCGAGATCAGCGATTACCAAGCGACCGTCACCAATGGCCAGCTCGGCGTGTTGCGCGGCTATCTCGCCAATGCCGGCAAGGTCCGGACCCGCGGCCTTGAATTCGACTCGGCGTTCCGTCCCACCGACCGGTTCAGCGTCTACGCGAACGGCGCCTATACGGACGCGAAATACGTCAAGTTCGTCGATGCGCCGTGCCCGCCCGAACTGTCCGGTGGCACCACCGCCGATGCGACTCACCCCGCGAGCCAAGCCGGTCAGGCGGGAACGTCGACGGCACCGTCCTACAGCCCGCAGAATTGCGACATTTCCGGCCAGCGCCTGCCCGGCGTGTCGAAATGGGCCTTCTCCTACGGCGCGGAATACGACCTGCCGGCAACGCTCGGCGGGATCGATGGCCAGGTGTATCTCGGCTATGACGGCAGCTACCGCTCGACCTTCTCGTCCAACCCGTCGCGCTCGCTCTACACCGATATCAAGGGCTATGCGCTCAGCAACTTCCGCCTGGGATTCAAAGCGAAGGACAGCTGGAACGTATTCGGCTGGTTGCGCAACGCGTTCGACCACAACTATTACGAAGTGCTCGCGCTCCAGTCGGGCAGCACGGGCCTCGTTGTCGGACAGCCCGGTGATCCGCGCACGTATGGCCTGACCGTATCGCGATCGTTCTGA